One genomic region from Deltaproteobacteria bacterium encodes:
- the purE gene encoding 5-(carboxyamino)imidazole ribonucleotide mutase, translating to MKVAIFAGSKSDLPLVEEAKKILGDFGVEYTVFISSAHRSPQKTVLLSQNLEKDFSVVIAIAGLSAQLPGIIASYTTLPVIGVPAECGPLQGLDALFSIVQMPSGIPVGTMSIGKSGAKNAALFAIQILALGDKKLREKINDYRDNLKREYGDNPY from the coding sequence ATGAAGGTCGCGATATTTGCAGGTAGTAAAAGCGACCTGCCCTTAGTAGAAGAAGCGAAAAAAATACTCGGGGATTTTGGGGTGGAATATACAGTATTTATCTCATCTGCTCATAGGTCACCTCAAAAAACGGTTCTTTTGTCCCAGAACTTAGAGAAAGATTTTTCTGTTGTTATCGCAATTGCTGGCTTATCTGCCCAGCTGCCAGGAATCATTGCCTCCTACACTACATTGCCGGTAATCGGTGTCCCTGCAGAATGTGGTCCGCTTCAGGGTTTGGATGCCCTCTTTTCTATTGTTCAAATGCCATCGGGCATCCCCGTAGGAACAATGAGCATTGGAAAATCAGGAGCAAAAAATGCTGCCTTATTTGCCATACAGATACTTGCCTTAGGTGACAAAAAACTAAGAGAAAAGATCAACGACTACAGAGATAACCTGAAGAGAGAATATGGAGATAATCCATACTGA